The proteins below are encoded in one region of Enhydrobacter sp.:
- a CDS encoding DSD1 family PLP-dependent enzyme, with amino-acid sequence MSEAERLHRHLIGQQGSRRSLNTPALVLDLDMLDRNIAEMASFARAHNVNLRPHSKTHKSADIARRQIAAGALGVCCAKLGEAEALAEQGIESLHITSPVVTPQAIERLVELNGRVRDLMVVVDHTANVEALAAAAAKADKPLAVVIDIDPGIHRTGVATPDGVVELVQKVVKLKSLEYAGVQFYCGSHQHIKNFQERKAAIEERTAYLKGILAKLEAAELEPAIVTGSGTGTHFIDAELGVFTELQVGSYVFMDHDYEVCDLRGLDKPTFEQALQIDARVVSANKPGMATVDAGLKAMATEKGPPPILKGAVEGSTTRFMGDEHLAVIAPEGKAAPGHGEQVILIPPHCDPTVNLYESYHVVKGDTLVDIWPVTARGRSR; translated from the coding sequence ATGAGCGAGGCCGAGCGTCTTCACCGTCACCTGATCGGCCAGCAGGGCTCGCGGCGCTCGCTGAACACGCCGGCGCTGGTCCTCGACCTCGACATGCTCGATCGCAACATTGCCGAGATGGCGAGCTTCGCAAGGGCGCACAACGTGAACCTTCGTCCGCATTCCAAGACCCACAAATCGGCCGACATCGCCCGGCGCCAGATCGCGGCCGGCGCGCTCGGCGTCTGCTGTGCCAAGCTGGGCGAGGCCGAGGCGCTGGCCGAGCAGGGCATCGAGAGCCTGCACATCACTTCGCCGGTGGTGACACCGCAGGCGATCGAGCGGCTGGTCGAGCTGAACGGCAGGGTGCGGGATCTGATGGTCGTGGTCGATCATACCGCCAACGTCGAGGCGCTGGCCGCCGCGGCCGCGAAGGCGGACAAGCCGCTTGCGGTGGTGATCGACATCGACCCCGGGATCCATCGCACAGGCGTGGCGACGCCCGACGGCGTGGTCGAGCTGGTGCAGAAGGTGGTGAAGCTGAAGTCGCTCGAATACGCGGGCGTGCAGTTCTATTGCGGCAGTCACCAGCACATAAAGAACTTCCAAGAGCGCAAGGCGGCCATCGAGGAGCGCACGGCGTATCTCAAGGGCATCCTGGCCAAGCTCGAGGCGGCGGAACTCGAGCCCGCGATCGTGACAGGTTCAGGCACCGGCACGCACTTCATCGACGCCGAGCTCGGCGTCTTCACCGAGCTGCAGGTCGGATCCTACGTCTTCATGGATCACGACTACGAGGTCTGCGACCTGCGCGGACTCGACAAACCCACCTTCGAGCAGGCGCTGCAGATCGATGCCCGCGTGGTGAGCGCCAACAAGCCGGGCATGGCGACGGTCGATGCCGGGCTGAAGGCGATGGCGACCGAAAAGGGGCCGCCGCCGATCCTGAAGGGCGCAGTGGAAGGCTCGACCACGCGCTTCATGGGCGACGAGCATCTCGCGGTGATCGCGCCCGAGGGCAAGGCCGCCCCCGGGCACGGCGAGCAGGTGATCCTGATCCCGCCGCACTGCGACCCGACGGTGAACCTCTACGAGAGCTACCACGTCGTGAAAGGCGACACGCTGGTCGACATCTGGCCGGTCACGGCAAGGGGACGCTCGCGTTGA
- a CDS encoding glucose 1-dehydrogenase, with protein sequence MSKLRGKVAIVTGGASGMGRATAMRFVADGAKVVVADLNEKNGAETVSVAEGQGHGEDIAFVRCDVAREADVAAVVAEAERRFGRLDIAYLNAGVGGAFGPIAETSVEDWDYTFAVLTRSVFLGMKHASLAMKKHGDGGVILVTASIAGLVGGGGSHAYSAAKAAVISLIENVAAELGPDRIRVVGIAPGVISTPLVHRGRPEKYEKQFGQQPWPDRGQPEHIADVAAFLCSDDARFITGETIKVDGGLLAQGIALWGTGADNTFMKSAGVNRGTTGEAMVVRTLQPGARKT encoded by the coding sequence ATGAGCAAGCTTCGAGGCAAGGTCGCGATCGTGACAGGCGGCGCGAGCGGCATGGGTCGGGCGACGGCGATGCGTTTCGTCGCCGACGGCGCGAAGGTGGTGGTGGCCGATCTCAACGAGAAGAACGGTGCGGAGACGGTGTCGGTCGCCGAAGGGCAGGGGCATGGCGAGGACATCGCCTTCGTCCGCTGCGACGTCGCCAGGGAGGCCGACGTTGCCGCCGTCGTTGCGGAAGCGGAACGCCGGTTCGGCCGGCTCGACATCGCCTATCTCAATGCCGGCGTGGGCGGCGCCTTCGGGCCGATCGCCGAGACCAGCGTCGAGGACTGGGACTATACCTTCGCCGTGCTGACGCGCTCGGTGTTCCTCGGCATGAAGCACGCCTCGCTCGCGATGAAGAAGCATGGCGACGGGGGCGTGATCCTCGTGACCGCCTCGATCGCCGGCCTGGTGGGTGGGGGCGGCAGCCACGCCTATTCGGCGGCCAAGGCGGCGGTGATCAGCCTGATCGAGAACGTCGCGGCCGAGCTCGGCCCCGATCGCATCCGCGTCGTTGGCATTGCGCCGGGCGTAATCTCGACGCCGCTCGTGCATCGCGGCCGACCGGAGAAATACGAGAAGCAGTTCGGGCAGCAGCCCTGGCCCGATCGCGGGCAGCCCGAGCACATCGCCGACGTGGCGGCCTTCCTGTGCTCCGACGATGCGCGCTTCATCACCGGCGAGACCATCAAGGTCGATGGCGGCCTGCTGGCCCAGGGCATCGCGCTCTGGGGCACGGGCGCGGACAACACCTTCATGAAAAGCGCCGGCGTCAATCGCGGCACCACGGGCGAGGCCATGGTCGTGCGCACCCTTCAACCCGGAGCCAGAAAGACATGA